A genomic window from Diospyros lotus cultivar Yz01 chromosome 2, ASM1463336v1, whole genome shotgun sequence includes:
- the LOC127794025 gene encoding pentatricopeptide repeat-containing protein At2g17210 → MRFPIASPSSKLANGVWRIKESSSSSSGKWHQGFTHFRNLNKAGVRFTGTDPSLFHPILKSFANLSFKHGESVHACFVKQGLESFSSIGNSLMDFYMKSGALSSALGVFDSTRNKDSVSWNIVIHGHLVHGALQQGMWMFLEGRVAGFEPNNGTLVLVIHACRSLKATYEGLKLHAYLVVSGFWAIASVQNSLLSMYADIEMESAGKLFDEMSYRDLISWSVMIGGYLQSEEAEVAFGLFREIVTRNEFEVDEQLMVNVIKACVHLGELSIGRLVHGFVILRAFNYDPFVGNSLIDMYSKCHDTESALKAFMETPSWNIVSWNSLLSGFVSDGKYSEAQMVFDSMQKAGAEADEVTLVNLLQAWKHFLDPVHCKSIHSVIVRRGYENNYIVINSLIDAYSKCNLIRPAWNLFNLIKRRDTVTWSTMIAGFTRCGMPDEALYLFQEMSQVENKPNAITLLNLLEACSVSAELKRSKSAHGIAVRRGLAGEVAVGTAIVDMYSKCGAIKASEKVFDQIPQKNIVSWSAMVAAYGMNGLPRGALALIGKMKAHGLKPNPVTTLSVLSACSHGGLIEEGLSFFKELVQDQNIELKLEHYSCVVDLLGRAGKLDCAMELIKSMPNGFKAGASAWGALLSACRSQGNNQLGADALSHILELEPSNSAGYLLASSMYAANGSWVDAARMRWLAKERRVGMVSGYSLVHVNNKACKFVAGDKSHQSSGATYLLSEQLHACMRKDKRLDEPFFD, encoded by the coding sequence ATGCGATTCCCAATTGCTTCTCCAAGTTCAAAACTCGCCAATGGCGTTTGGAGGATCAAAGAGTCGTCGTCGTCATCTAGTGGGAAATGGCACCAAGGTTTCACCCATTTCCGTAATCTGAACAAAGCTGGAGTTCGATTCACAGGGACAGATCCTTCGTTATTCCATCCCATTCTTAAATCATTCGCAAACCTCTCGTTCAAACATGGGGAGTCTGTGCACGCTTGTTTCGTCAAGCAGGGGTTGGAATCGTTCTCTTCTATTGGAAACTCTCTCATGGACTTTTACATGAAATCTGGGGCACTCAGTTCCGCATTGGGCGTTTTTGATAGCACGAGAAATAAGGATTCCGTTTCATGGAATATAGTGATTCATGGGCACCTTGTTCACGGTGCTTTGCAGCAAGGCATGTGGATGTTTCTGGAAGGTAGGGTTGCAGGATTCGAGCCCAATAATGGAACGTTGGTGCTCGTAATTCACGCATGTCGAAGTCTTAAAGCTACGTACGAAGGACTGAAATTGCATGCTTACTTAGTTGTGAGTGGGTTTTGGGCCATTGCGTCTGTTCAGAATTCTCTTTTGAGTATGTATGCTGACATTGAAATGGAAAGTGCAGGAAAACTGTTTGATGAAATGAGTTATAGAGATTTGATTTCCTGGAGTGTGATGATTGGGGGCTATCTGCAAAGTGAAGAAGCTGAGGTCGCCTTTGGTTTGTTCCGGGAGATTGTAACTAGAAATGAATTTGAAGTAGATGAACAATTAATGGTAAACGTAATTAAGGCCTGCGTTCACCTCGGGGAACTTAGCATCGGAAGACTGGTTCATGGTTTTGTGATCCTTAGAGCCTTCAATTATGATCCGTTTGTTGGGAATTCTTTAATTGACATGTATTCCAAGTGCCATGATACTGAATCTGCCTTAAAAGCATTCATGGAGACGCCTAGTTGGAATATTGTTTCGTGGAATTCTCTCTTATCTGGATTTGTTAGTGATGGAAAGTATTCAGAAGCTCAAATGGTGTTTGATTCTATGCAGAAGGCTGGAGCCGAGGCTGATGAGGTGACTCTGGTAAATCTTCTCCAAGCGTGGAAGCATTTTTTGGATCCAGTTCATTGCAAATCCATTCATTCGGTAATAGTCCGTCGaggttatgaaaataattatatagtGATCAATTCTTTAATTGATGCCTATTCAAAATGCAATCTCATTAGACCTGCGTGGAACTTATTTAATCTGATTAAGAGAAGAGACACAGTAACATGGAGTACAATGATTGCTGGGTTCACCCGTTGTGGGATGCCCGATGAAGCCCTTTATCTCTTCCAAGAGATGAGCCAAGTAGAAAACAAGCCGAATGCCATTACCCTATTGAATCTTCTTGAGGCTTGCTCTGTTTCTGCTGAACTGAAAAGATCAAAATCAGCTCATGGCATTGCAGTTCGCAGGGGCTTGGCTGGAGAAGTAGCAGTTGGCACTGCAATTGTCGATATGTACTCAAAATGTGGAGCAATAAAAGCTTCAGAAAAGGTTTTTGATCAAATTCCCCAGAAAAACATTGTATCATGGAGTGCTATGGTTGCAGCATATGGCATGAATGGCCTCCCTCGTGGTGCCTTGGCTTTAATTGGCAAGATGAAAGCCCATGGTCTGAAACCGAACCCAGTGACAACACTGTCAGTGTTGTCTGCATGTAGCCATGGGGGGTTAATTGAGGAGGGACTGTCATTTTTCAAAGAATTAGTTCAAGATCAGAATATCGAACTAAAGCTAGAACATTATTCATGCGTGGTGGACTTATTGGGCAGAGCTGGGAAGCTTGATTGTGCAATGGAGTTGATCAAGAGCATGCCTAATGGTTTTAAGGCTGGTGCAAGTGCATGGGGGGCATTGTTGAGTGCCTGTAGGAGTCAGGGGAACAACCAGCTTGGCGCTGATGCTCTTTCTCACATTCTTGAGTTGGAGCCATCCAACTCAGCAGGATATTTGCTTGCATCAAGCATGTATGCAGCAAATGGGTCATGGGTTGACGCTGCCAGGATGAGATGGTTGGCGAAGGAGAGAAGGGTGGGGATGGTGTCTGGTTACAGTTTGGTGCATGTGAATAACAAAGCATGCAAGTTTGTTGCGGGAGATAAAAGTCACCAATCTTCTGGTGCAACATACCTTCTGAGTGAGCAACTGCATGCCTGTATGAGAAAAGACAAGAGATTAGATGAGCCTTTTTTTGACTAG